Part of the Falco rusticolus isolate bFalRus1 chromosome 2, bFalRus1.pri, whole genome shotgun sequence genome is shown below.
atataaaaataaatccccaCTCTGTAAAAGCTTACCATCTGATGAGTTTAAAGTCTTAAGATGAATGTGCTCACAGTATGTGAATTATTTGGGGAAATCAAAAGcgctttctgcttttgtaaaatgcttGGTAACAACAGCAATGTAAAACCCAATAGGAATTTAAACGTCACGTAGaatattagaaggaaaaaatcctccCTAGGAGTTTTACTGTTACAGATCATTTGCTAGAATCTTTGTGGACTCTTGAATATAGCTGGATACATTACATTAGAGGAGTTGAGATTTGAGATGTGTTCTGCTATTGCTCACAGAAGGAAACTACAGTTATATAAGGATATTGTTAAATCTTGCGAGATGTATAATTATAACTTTAAACAAGCTGTTAAATTATTCTCCAATTAGCTTTAGATATATCGTGTTATTATCATAGACCAGTCACAATGAGGAAGTACTCAATGTTGAACAGCAGATCAGTTTTTAATTGGGAAAACAACTAAATCATTAAGCATGCAAGTATGAAACATGACTTCCTTCCAGAAGTGTTGTTAAAACCTGTAGAGAAGAATAGTTAAGGCTCTGCTAGAGCTCTACAGACAACAGAGTGAGTGGGTCTTTTGGGACTGTTTGAAAGTTGATGGTTGTTTAAACAAAGGATTACTTTTTACTGGAATCAATACCGTGTGAATGCTGAGACACCTGCTTGTGCAGTTCCCTTCCTAATTGTCTTCAGAAGGGCAGATCCTTCAGAGTGGCAGTCTGGATCTATACTTACTTCTTGCCTAGTCCATAAACGTGCTTGGAAGGCATTTTGGAGCACTTGTCCATTTTATACCACTGTTTTATGTGTCAGTTTGCCAGGATCCTATCTCTAATCATTCACGGTTCCTCCAGAGTGAACAAGCAGATCTCACTTTCTGATTACATGTTTGTGAAGCTGCTTCAAATGTTCTGTCCTTTTGTAGTATGAATCAAACCCATTAATCTGATGGGATCATCATGAATGGCTTCTACGTTTCCCGTGTTTTCAGCCGCCAGCTGCTCACTATTGAGGTAAATGCTAACTTTGGGAGCCGTCATGGTGGGATTagatgatttttcttcatcctcctgTAATGCAGGGTCTTTGCTCCttcttggttttctgtgttttcccttgACACTGTGATCAAGTGATGCATAACACATCTGAGTGGCAGACTCCACCTGGAAGGaaattcattttgtatttaacaTTCAGTAGTTATGCTTGCCTTAAAATTGTGTCTTAAGACTTTTGGAGTATGTCTACACTGTAATCATAGTGGTGGTTGAAGTTTACCCAAACTAGCTGTAAATGAATTCATTAAAAGCACAAATGATTAAGCTGTGGCAGCACAGAAAAGAGACCaacataatttaataataaatgacTCATGTTCCTGGGATAGtgacagtaaggaaaaaattgAGTGTTATTGGAAAGATTCTCTGGGAATGAGGGCAACCTACATAATCAGTTCAAGTTCTTTGGGATGCAAGACGTAATCTCCGTTTCTTtccaattatttatttatttatttattaattagaATCCAGTTACTagcaacaacatttttttcacaggcTGGCTATGCAGAAAACCAAAGGTGGGTAATTCTTGTCTGTATATATGATCTCATTTCCAGTGCAAAACGTATGTTTTGTGTGTCTTCCCCTTGCTTCTCTCTGGTTTTCAAACCAAATTGTGAAGCACTTTTGACATGGGAATTTTCATAGACTGTTCTGTTTCCATGGagttaatgaaaacaaatgtctagattttttttaaaaaaggtatttctacCCTCTGGAAGTGTCCTGAGAGAGGGGCTGGAAATAGGTGCTTATGAAATACGTGGAAAATAACTCAGGAAATTGATGCTAGGAATGCTTCAATCACAAATTTCAGTTGAAGCTTGCATGCTTTTAGGCATCCAGgtatctcaaaaaaaccccacaagtcTGTAGAAAAAcagtctttttcatttgttaagGCAAATAGATTttgtgctgggcaggagcgAGCCAATCAAACTCATGACTATCATGTGGTGCAGCTTGTGTTTTCACTTGGTtgatttccaaaataaataaaattaattctttacaTAAGCCATGGCAGTAGATGCAGACTTAATGCAGCCTGATCTGCATGCCTGTGACTGAGCTTTATCATGCCATACGGGTAGAAATGAGCTATTATTCTCCTGCTCCCTCGTTAATGACCCAGATTGAATGAAGGGTCAAGTCTGTGCTTAAATTCCCTGATGAACTGAGACACTAACGCATGGTAATTTTTGTGATGAGCAGTGTGAAGATTTTTGTTATATATTGTCATGGGAACAACACAAGACCTCTGAGACAGGCTACGTTACCCTAATTCAGAAATCCAGAATTAAAAGTAAAGATACCTGTAGCTGGTTAACAGGCCTCTGAGGCTGGGACTTCATCTGCTCGTAACATTCCTCTATAATTTGTCAAAGTAGAAAAGTGTTTTAGTTATTAAGACATGCTACTGAGTCTTAGAAGATCAAGTCAGCGGATCCTGTTACAGAACTAACTCCCCCCAGTTTGCCCGTTTTGAAATTACATGCAGATCTCTCCCTCTATTTATGGACAGGCACATAGCTAAAAACTTCAGACACataatgtgaaaatgaaaataattttctgttcatatGGATGGGAAGCTTCTCTTTATGCACTAAGTGGCCATCCTTTTAGACTGCTAGGAGGACATCTTTCAGTTAGGGGGTAACCACGTACCGATGCATTTTCCAGCATACGCAATTGTTTCTTGGGCTGAGAAAAAGCCTGTGAGTTGCAGCAGCTGGTGATTAAATTCTATTCCTGGCTCgactttcagttttctgtaaatTTGGTGCAAGTTATTTTCTCATGCTGTATGTCATTTTAGccatcagtaaaaaaaaaaaattacttccttacGGTTTTCAGACTTTTGTGGTGTCAATGCATTTGAATGTTAGCTGAGATAAACTTGTGCAAACCCTGTGTGAAAGagttgggggtggggttggggttggttttttttccctgtagctCAAGTACTTTATTTTCGCTTAACCCCAAATAAGGCTAGCAAAAAAGTTGTGTTCATGTTACTTAAATACTGTTTGAACACCATAAGGGCTTTGAGAGCCATACCCTCAGCATATCTAGCTCTAACTGCAGTTATATGCTGTTCCTGCCTTTAATGTGGTATCTCTCTGCCAAGGATTATTAAGTTCAGCCCggtaaagcagagaaaagccatGTCTGCCCACCATTCAGCCACTGGGCTTGTTTCAGCCTGTTCGTCAACGTTGCTGGTGAGCTGTGGACAGCCACAGCCGAGAACTggtctgtgtttgtttctgcCAGCTCTTGTGGCAGCATTGACTTTGGGCAGTGAGTAATAGGTGTCTCAGATTGCTTTAGCATGCGTGGATCAAGTTGTTATTTC
Proteins encoded:
- the LOC119143692 gene encoding T-cell receptor-associated transmembrane adapter 1; amino-acid sequence: MDCHVSVWGVLACVSLALVVSLILNISHYMKKKQAKMYKDYEDNSPSCDDYYTEDDPVYGNLNQDILEECYEQMKSQPQRPVNQLQVESATQMCYASLDHSVKGKHRKPRRSKDPALQEDEEKSSNPTMTAPKVSIYLNSEQLAAENTGNVEAIHDDPIRLMGLIHTTKGQNI